The following proteins are co-located in the Solanum pennellii chromosome 1, SPENNV200 genome:
- the LOC107022388 gene encoding receptor-like serine/threonine-protein kinase ALE2 has protein sequence MNSKLGTRDLAIIYRVYYKLMKTTIAPKAINSSPKGVTMLVESNQEHSTTFVPRMLKWNDVLSDESLKFESITEPLPGQPSTSSLESILQFTDGSVNLKFLRSNSFGHDSSSRRILWLDLLLQGPERQENLVTWARPILRDKDRLEEVAHPRLEGKYPKEDFVGVRTIAAACVAPEASQRPTMGEVVQSLKMVQRVTEYQDTTTINSGARPNLR, from the coding sequence ATGAATAGCAAATTAGGAACCAGAGATTTAGCTATAATATATCGGGTATATTACAAGCTAATGAAAACCACTATTGCCCCAAAGGCAATTAACTCTAGTCCCAAAGGCGTTACTATGCTTGTGGAATCTAACCAAGAGCATAGCACTACTTTTGTGCCCAGAATGTTAAAGTGGAATGATGTTCTTTCCGATgaaagtttgaaatttgaatcTATCACCGAACCCCTTCCTGGTCAGCCTTCTACGTCTTCCCTAGAAAGTATTCTTCAATTTACTGATGGATCTGTTAACCTTAAGTTTCTTAGATCCAATTCTTTCGGCCATGATTCTTCTAGTAGAAGAATTCTATGGCTAGACCTTCTACTTCAAGGACCCGAGAGGCAGGAGAATCTTGTCACTTGGGCGAGACCAATACTTAGAGACAAGGATCGTTTGGAAGAAGTTGCTCATCCAAGACTTGAGGGGAAGTACCCAAAGGAGGATTTTGTGGGGGTTCGCACAATTGCAGCGGCTTGTGTTGCTCCGGAAGCTAGCCAAAGGCCTACAATGGGAGAAGTGGTTCAATCGCTCAAAATGGTTCAGCGAGTAACAGAGTACCAGGATACTACTACTATAAATTCAGGTGCTCGACCTAACTTAAGATAG